In one window of Enoplosus armatus isolate fEnoArm2 chromosome 7, fEnoArm2.hap1, whole genome shotgun sequence DNA:
- the plekhb2 gene encoding pleckstrin homology domain-containing family B member 2 → MAMVKSGWLHRQSTILRRWKRNWFDLWSDGRLVFYNDQQRRDMEDNIHMRVDCINIRNSGACQELNPPEGKMRDALLQIVCRDGRVISLCADSADDALAWTMALQDARINAVVATPQVGFAQEVMASAPPPYSEYAPPPQQVYAPGPYGDYVAPPPHATQIVYSADGQPYAVAYPYQYQGGYAAPGVNHVVLRERQRDDGGDVALGMLAGAATGLALGSLFSVF, encoded by the exons ATGGCTATGGTAAAGAGTGGTTGGCTCCATAGACAAA gTACCATACTGCGTCGGTGGAAAAGAAACTGGTTTGACTTGTGGTCTGACGGACGACTTGTGTTCTATAATGATCAACAACGGCGTGACATGGAGGATAACATCCACATGAGGGTCGACTGCATTAACATACGCAACTCCGGTGCATGTCAAG AGCTGAATCCACCGGAGGGGAAGATGCGTGATGCCTTGCTCCAGATAGTGTGTAGAGATGGACGGGTTATCAGCCTGTGTGCGGACAGTGCAGATGATGCTCT GGCATGGACCATGGCACTTCAGGATGCCAGAATTAATGCG gtgGTCGCTACTCCTCAGGTCGGCTttgcacaggaagtgatggcATCTGCTCCTCCCCCCTACTCAGAATATGCTCCGCCACCTCAG CAGGTTTATGCCCCGGGTCCGTATGGAGACTATGTTGCACCTCCACCGCATGCTACACAGATTGTATACTCCGCTGATGGGCAGCCCTACGCTGTAGCTTATCCTTATCAGTACCAAG GTGGGTACGCTGCTCCTGGAGTGAACCATGTTGTTCTTCGGGAACGCCAGCGTGACGACGGAGGAGACGTGGCTTTGGGCATGCTGGCTGGAGCAGCGACTGGTTTGGCACTTGGCTCCCTCTTTTCCGTGTTCTAG